One stretch of Ptiloglossa arizonensis isolate GNS036 chromosome 7, iyPtiAriz1_principal, whole genome shotgun sequence DNA includes these proteins:
- the LOC143149035 gene encoding uncharacterized protein LOC143149035, translating into MLDRSQWLSDWQHECLIDIVMLFTLSIIFTRQSIKLRAGAFYILSLDTFIAIIKRSYSVFTLLNNMQLENP; encoded by the exons ATGCTGGACAGAAGTCAGTGGCTCTCAGATTGGCAACACGAGTGTCTCATCGACATCGTGATGCTGTTCACGTTATCCATCATATTCACCAGGCAGTCGATAAAACTTAGAGCTGGAGCGTTTTATATACTGTCTCTGGACACGTTCATAGCG ATTATAAAGAGATCTTACTCGGTGTTCACGTTGCTGAACAATATGCAATTGGAGAACCCCTGA